A genomic stretch from Chelmon rostratus isolate fCheRos1 chromosome 14, fCheRos1.pri, whole genome shotgun sequence includes:
- the vamp2 gene encoding vesicle-associated membrane protein 2, with the protein MSAPAAGAPAAEGGNQPPNLTSNRRLQQTQAQVDEVVDIMRVNVDKVLERDQKLSELDDRADALQAGASQFETSAAKLKNKYWWKNAKMMIILGVICVIVLIVIIVYFST; encoded by the exons AT GTCTGCCCCAGCCGCTGGAGcccctgcagcagagggagggaatCAACCTCCCAACCTCACCAGCAACCGTCGtctgcagcagacacaggcaCAGGTGGATGAG GTGGTGGATATCATGCGTGTAAACGTGGATAAGGTTCTGGAGCGTGATCAGAAGCTGTCAGAACTGGACGACAGGGCTGACGCCCTGCAGGCTGGAGCCTCTCAGTTTGAGACCAGCGCTGCAAAACTGAAGAATAAATACTGGTGGAAGAATGCCAAG ATGATGATTATCCTGGGTGTGATATGCGTGATTGTCCTCATCGTCATTATTG TGTACTTCAGCACCTAA
- the mpp1 gene encoding 55 kDa erythrocyte membrane protein, with protein MTLKSNKNEPAVILESVNSVRTALSDLYLEQLLQNKPKSEKAAMQTYENKGAEVYTNGSAGHMNGAELTRMKEVAFEKSPSEPMGVTLKLNDKQRCTVARILHGGMIHRQGSLHEGDEIAEINGKSVSNQTVDQLQKILKETNGVVTMKIIPNLQSRSQACEMYMRAQFDYDPTKDDLIPCKEAGLKFQTGDIIQIINKQDPNWWQGRVESNVADFAGLIPSPELQEWRVASKSKAREGSQSCSPFGKKKKCKDKYLAKHSSIFDQLDVISYEEVVQLPAFIRKTLVLIGAPGVGRSHIKNALLTKYPEKFSYPAPHTTRPQRKDEENGQEYYFISNEAMTKCISGNELLEYGSFQGNMFGTKIETIQKIHEQGKIAVLDVEPQTLKLLRTADFAPLVVFIAPTNTAAQTENLQMIQKESDAISTTYRHFFDVVLVNNDVDESVKGVEEAMERATSTPQWVPVSWVY; from the exons GCGGCTATGCAAACCTATGAGAATAAAGGAGCTGAGGTTTACACCAATGGTAGTGCTGGACACATGAATGGTGCAGAACTGACCAGGATGAAAGAAGTAGCCTTTGAAAAGAGTCCCTCAGAGCCAATG ggggTCACTCTGAAGCTGAACGATAAGCAGAGGTGCACTGTGGCCAGAATATTGCACGGGGGCATGATCCACAGACAAG gCTCCTTACATGAAGGGGACGAAATAGCAGAAATCAATGGAAAAAGTGTGTCGAACCAAACTGTGGATCAGCTACAAAAGATCCTG aaagaaaccaATGGAGTCGTCACAATGAAGATCATTCCCAACCTGCAGAGTCGGTCCCAGGCCTGTGAG ATGTACATGAGGGCCCAGTTTGACTATGACCCCACCAAGGATGACCTCATCCCATGCAAAGAGGCAGGCCTGAAGTTTCAAACCGGTGACATCATTCAGATCATCAATAAGCAGGACCCGAACTGGTGGCAAGGCCGAGTGGAGAGCAATGTCGCTGACTTCGCTGGACTCATACCCTCCCCAGAGCTCCAGGAATG GAGGGTGGCGAGTAAAAGCAAGGCCAGAGAGGGCAGTCAGTCCTGCAGCCCGTTcggaaagaagaagaagtgcaAAGACAAATATCTGGCCAAGCACAGCTCGA tttttgacCAGCTGGATGTGATTTCTTATGAGGAGGTTGTTCAGCTCCCTGCTTTTATAAGGAAAACACTGGTGCTTATTG GTGCACCTGGTGTAGGACGGAGCCATATCAAAAATGCACTATTGACTAAATACCCTGAGAAGTTTTCCTATCCTGCACCAC ACACCACCAGGCCCCAGCGTAAGGATGAGGAGAACGGACAGGAATATTATTTCATCTCCAACGAAGCCATGACGAAGTGCATCTCCGGAAATGAGCTACTGGAGTACGGCAGCTTCCAGGGAAATATGTTCGGTACCAAAATTGAGACCATCCAGAAGATCCACGAGCAAGGCAAAATCGCCGTGCTGGACGTGGAGCCACAG ACCTTGAAACTCTTGCGGACTGCTGACTTTGCGCCTCTCGTGGTGTTCATCGCTCCGACCAACACAGCTGCGCAG ACGGAAAACCTGCAGATGATCCAGAAAGAGTCGGACGCCATTTCGACCACATATAGACACTTCTTTGATGTGGTTCTTGTCAATAACGACGTGGATGAAAGCGTGAAAGGCGTGGAGGAGGCCATGGAGCGCGCCACCTCCACCCCACAGTGGGTGCCTGTGTCATGGGTGTACTGA